From a single Fulvivirga ulvae genomic region:
- a CDS encoding Dps family protein: protein MKNDKIIDKLNILLADYQIYYQNLRGFHWNIQGKHFFQLHDKFEELYTDSAQKIDDIAERILTIEGKPLHSFKDYIETSTIKAKKNIHDGEGAVSSIIDDLKNILDLEREIKEMASEASDDGTEDLMSDFIDEQEKTLWMMKAWMK from the coding sequence ATGAAAAACGACAAAATTATTGATAAGCTGAATATCTTACTGGCTGATTATCAGATTTATTATCAAAATCTGAGGGGATTTCATTGGAACATTCAGGGCAAACATTTTTTTCAGCTGCACGACAAATTTGAAGAATTATACACCGATTCTGCTCAAAAAATTGACGACATCGCAGAAAGGATCCTTACTATTGAAGGAAAACCCCTGCACTCATTCAAGGATTATATTGAAACATCTACAATCAAGGCTAAAAAGAATATTCACGATGGTGAAGGAGCTGTTTCTTCAATAATTGATGACTTAAAAAATATCCTTGACCTGGAAAGAGAAATAAAAGAAATGGCCTCTGAAGCCAGTGACGATGGAACCGAAGATTTAATGTCAGACTTCATTGATGAGCAGGAGAAAACGCTCTGGATGATGAAAGCCTGGATGAAATAA
- a CDS encoding S-adenosylmethionine decarboxylase family protein, which yields MEAKIDNFSCWIKDVNPESLKRDFEQMLIASGFGLLNCMEHHFSPQGYTCLWLLSESHFAIHTFPEEQKTYIELSSCNSDMYDKFLILLKEYERKKQKHDIS from the coding sequence TTGGAAGCTAAGATTGATAACTTTTCCTGTTGGATCAAAGATGTAAATCCTGAGAGTTTGAAGAGGGATTTTGAGCAGATGCTAATCGCATCCGGCTTTGGCCTCCTCAATTGTATGGAGCATCACTTCAGTCCTCAGGGATACACCTGCCTTTGGCTGCTGTCAGAGAGTCATTTTGCTATTCATACCTTCCCGGAAGAACAAAAAACGTATATCGAGTTAAGTAGCTGCAATTCTGACATGTATGACAAATTCCTTATCCTGCTGAAGGAATACGAGCGAAAAAAACAGAAGCATGACATTTCTTAG
- a CDS encoding NAD(P)/FAD-dependent oxidoreductase, with translation MNRREFVKTTSLLTLPVILKSCNWLATDINFDVKVSSDIGTGHLLLKSKDFPLQRISPVETLIVGGGISGMSAACKLKNNDFLLCELSDNLGGSSSADSFNGNFFSQGAHYDYAYPKNYGPEVLSLLEELNIIEFLPWTETWSFKDHQHLIKHRRKNQCYSDGNFRHDVIPNEEQKKQLINIMEPYIDEMVLPTRLIDPAYQHFNDISLLDFVTGKMPVDEGFIRGLDYYMKDDYGAGCKQVSALAGIHYFACRPYYSESVELFSPPEGNHYFIKKMKRFVGEEQLLTSHMISAINKSKNGFEVQIIDVKQQLIKVVQVKNIIYAGQKHALKYIYPEAAPLFRENTYAPWMVVNMVVSDSPLPAVGYWQNEMLTEDESFMGFVDSRSQQPTSNGQRILSAYYCLTPSLRTDLVNVENNKMKIAEVTIRRISEYFGVSVAEHVHKVFIKAMGHAMPIPSPGYLFKDKNNIRTEKNLVFAGVDNSRLPLLFEAIDSGITAVNLLKG, from the coding sequence ATGAATCGAAGAGAATTTGTCAAGACCACCTCACTTCTTACGTTACCTGTTATTTTGAAATCATGTAACTGGTTGGCCACCGACATCAATTTTGACGTTAAGGTCAGTTCTGACATTGGGACAGGACATCTTCTACTAAAAAGCAAAGATTTCCCTCTTCAAAGGATATCTCCCGTTGAAACCTTGATTGTAGGCGGTGGTATATCCGGAATGAGTGCCGCCTGTAAACTAAAAAATAATGACTTTTTACTCTGCGAGTTATCCGATAACCTTGGTGGAAGCTCCTCCGCAGACTCTTTTAATGGCAACTTCTTTTCTCAGGGGGCTCACTATGATTATGCCTATCCAAAAAATTACGGACCAGAGGTGCTTAGCTTGCTGGAAGAGCTAAATATTATAGAATTTTTGCCGTGGACTGAAACATGGAGTTTTAAAGATCATCAACACCTGATTAAACACCGTCGAAAAAATCAATGCTACAGCGATGGCAACTTCAGACACGATGTTATCCCTAACGAGGAGCAAAAGAAGCAGTTGATAAACATCATGGAGCCGTACATAGACGAAATGGTTCTTCCTACCCGGCTAATAGATCCTGCCTATCAACACTTCAATGACATTTCCCTTCTCGATTTCGTAACAGGTAAAATGCCGGTAGATGAAGGCTTTATTCGCGGCTTGGATTACTACATGAAGGATGACTATGGAGCCGGTTGCAAGCAGGTATCAGCCCTGGCTGGTATTCACTACTTCGCTTGCAGACCGTATTATAGCGAGTCAGTGGAGCTTTTCTCACCTCCTGAGGGCAACCACTACTTCATAAAAAAAATGAAGAGATTTGTTGGTGAGGAACAACTGCTCACCAGCCACATGATAAGCGCTATCAATAAATCAAAGAATGGCTTCGAAGTACAAATTATTGATGTAAAGCAGCAGTTGATCAAAGTAGTGCAAGTCAAAAACATTATATACGCAGGCCAAAAGCATGCCCTGAAGTATATTTATCCTGAGGCAGCCCCTCTTTTCCGGGAAAATACCTATGCCCCCTGGATGGTGGTAAATATGGTCGTTAGTGATAGCCCTTTACCTGCTGTCGGCTACTGGCAAAATGAAATGCTGACTGAGGATGAATCATTTATGGGTTTTGTAGATTCCAGATCTCAGCAACCAACTTCAAACGGACAGCGGATATTAAGTGCCTATTATTGCCTGACGCCTTCGTTACGTACCGATCTGGTAAATGTTGAAAACAATAAGATGAAAATTGCAGAGGTCACAATTAGGAGGATTAGTGAATATTTCGGAGTATCTGTTGCTGAACATGTCCACAAGGTTTTTATCAAAGCCATGGGGCACGCCATGCCTATACCATCACCGGGATATCTCTTCAAGGATAAAAACAACATCCGTACGGAGAAAAACCTGGTATTCGCAGGTGTAGATAATAGCCGGCTGCCGCTTTTATTTGAGGCCATAGACTCAGGAATAACGGCCGTAAACCTGCTAAAGGGTTAG
- a CDS encoding polyamine aminopropyltransferase, with protein sequence MKLRSNLLKLALFATGLSGIVAEYVLSTLATYFLGDSVFQWTMIVSIMLFSMGLGSRLSKWFVNNNLLQNFIYIEFILSILAAFVSVITYSASAFYGYVGFVIYIMSIIIGLLIGMEIPLVIRLNDEFEDLRVNVSSVMEKDYYGSLLGGIFFAFVGLPYLGLTYTPFILGSINFTVACGLFLMLRNSLRPQLTLKLSGMSLVVLILLVSGFVFARPIIEYGEEARYQDKIVYQEQSKYQKIVITKTREDFWLFINGNQQLSSIDEVMYHEPLVHPVMKLSKNPQQVLVMGGGDGGAVREILKYDQVENITLVDLDPAMTRLGQTHELLLRMNENALNNRKVEIINADGFKYLEDSRQYFDVIIVDLPDPKTVELGRLYSYEFYRLCHSKLRPNGLIITQAGSPYYAARAFNCIDTTMQAAGFITMPLHNQVLTLGEWGWVMGCKTGTREEIKRALQGLKYEDVETRWINHEAMTLITSFGKEIFPDDHQPVEVNKVHNPVLYKYYLDGKWDLY encoded by the coding sequence ATGAAACTGAGGTCAAATCTTCTGAAGCTTGCCCTGTTTGCGACAGGTCTGTCGGGTATAGTAGCTGAATATGTCCTGTCCACCTTGGCTACATATTTTTTGGGTGATTCTGTTTTTCAGTGGACCATGATAGTTTCCATCATGTTATTTTCCATGGGACTTGGGAGCAGGCTAAGCAAATGGTTTGTTAATAATAATCTGCTCCAAAATTTCATTTACATTGAATTTATCCTTTCTATACTTGCGGCCTTTGTGTCTGTTATTACCTACTCAGCCTCAGCTTTTTATGGATATGTTGGTTTTGTGATTTATATCATGAGCATAATAATAGGTTTATTGATCGGCATGGAGATACCCTTGGTGATCAGGCTCAATGATGAATTTGAAGATCTCAGAGTCAATGTGTCGTCCGTGATGGAGAAAGACTATTATGGAAGTTTGCTAGGCGGTATTTTTTTTGCCTTTGTAGGCTTGCCGTATTTGGGGCTCACCTATACCCCGTTTATACTGGGCAGCATCAATTTTACGGTGGCCTGCGGGCTCTTTCTGATGTTGCGAAACAGCCTCAGGCCTCAGCTAACGCTTAAACTTTCGGGTATGAGCCTGGTGGTTCTTATTTTATTGGTCTCAGGCTTTGTATTCGCGCGGCCTATTATTGAATATGGGGAGGAAGCGAGATATCAGGATAAAATAGTTTACCAGGAGCAGAGCAAATATCAAAAAATTGTAATTACTAAAACGAGGGAAGATTTCTGGTTGTTTATCAATGGCAACCAGCAGCTTAGCAGCATAGATGAGGTGATGTACCACGAGCCGTTGGTACATCCTGTAATGAAACTCTCTAAAAACCCACAACAGGTTCTTGTAATGGGTGGTGGTGACGGTGGGGCTGTACGGGAAATATTGAAATATGACCAGGTTGAAAATATTACCCTTGTGGATCTCGACCCGGCAATGACCCGGCTTGGCCAGACCCATGAGTTGTTGCTTCGCATGAATGAAAATGCCCTGAATAACAGGAAGGTGGAAATTATTAACGCGGATGGCTTTAAATATCTGGAAGATAGCCGTCAGTATTTTGATGTGATCATTGTGGATCTCCCAGATCCAAAAACAGTAGAGCTGGGCCGACTGTACTCCTACGAGTTTTACAGGCTTTGCCATTCCAAATTGAGGCCCAATGGTTTGATTATTACCCAGGCCGGGAGTCCGTACTATGCTGCCAGAGCATTTAATTGTATAGATACCACAATGCAGGCTGCCGGATTCATTACCATGCCGTTGCACAATCAGGTTCTGACCCTTGGGGAATGGGGCTGGGTGATGGGATGTAAGACAGGTACAAGGGAGGAAATAAAGAGAGCATTACAAGGCCTGAAGTACGAGGATGTTGAAACCAGATGGATCAACCATGAGGCTATGACGCTAATTACCTCTTTTGGTAAGGAAATTTTCCCGGATGATCATCAGCCGGTAGAAGTGAACAAAGTGCATAACCCTGTTCTCTATAAATATTATCTGGATGGAAAATGGGATCTGTACTAA
- a CDS encoding DUF350 domain-containing protein: MISILDGLLATLVYLVAAFFLFFIGKIVYQLFHPKVKVAHELVINDNFAFSLAYVGYFIGLLLAIGSALMGDSEGLVNDLIDIAIYGALSIILLNLSILINDKIILRHFSVKKEILEDRNNGTGVVEGAMAVATGLIILGAIHGEGHGDGGPIITALIYWALGQVLLFVTALVYNAITPYDIHEHIEKDNVAVGIGFAGALIAIANLIRYALMHDFESWIITLEDVGIDVGIGLLFLPLARLLTDKILLPGQNLTDEIVNQETPNCGAALVEAFAYIGGSVLITWSL, from the coding sequence ATGATATCCATTCTTGATGGTCTGCTGGCAACTTTAGTTTACCTTGTAGCTGCGTTCTTCCTATTCTTTATCGGCAAAATTGTTTACCAGCTATTTCACCCAAAAGTAAAGGTTGCACACGAGTTAGTCATTAATGACAATTTTGCTTTTTCACTGGCTTATGTTGGTTATTTCATAGGTCTGTTACTGGCCATCGGAAGTGCTTTGATGGGAGACAGTGAAGGTCTGGTTAATGACTTAATTGATATTGCCATATATGGAGCACTTTCCATTATCCTGCTCAACTTATCTATCTTAATTAACGACAAGATTATACTCAGGCACTTTAGTGTAAAGAAGGAAATACTTGAAGACCGGAATAACGGTACAGGCGTGGTCGAAGGGGCGATGGCGGTGGCTACCGGCTTGATCATTCTAGGAGCCATTCATGGTGAAGGGCATGGAGATGGCGGTCCGATTATAACGGCATTGATCTATTGGGCGCTGGGCCAGGTACTGCTTTTTGTAACTGCGTTGGTATACAATGCCATTACGCCGTACGACATTCATGAGCATATAGAAAAAGACAACGTTGCCGTTGGGATTGGATTTGCAGGAGCGCTGATAGCTATAGCCAACCTGATCCGATACGCGCTTATGCATGATTTTGAAAGTTGGATCATCACGTTGGAAGATGTGGGTATTGATGTTGGTATCGGGTTATTATTCCTGCCACTTGCCAGGTTACTCACGGATAAAATATTGCTGCCCGGACAAAATCTTACAGACGAAATTGTAAATCAGGAGACCCCCAATTGCGGAGCAGCCCTTGTAGAAGCTTTTGCCTATATTGGAGGTTCTGTTTTGATTACCTGGTCTTTGTAA
- a CDS encoding DUF4178 domain-containing protein, translated as MGLFDFFKKKSPEPSYDVTNLSVKDLNKGFILDYDMKSWEVKEVYRYDWGNNNFTDEYKLDSGDDVVYLHVDDDGELELTITRPIKIRKLDEDIIDKTIEMEHPPKKLTYEGIKYYLHTDCAGYFNDVSAGKDDWEELIDWEYYDDEEENILTITQWGEREFDAVVGKVIKEFEISNIIPAN; from the coding sequence ATGGGATTATTTGATTTTTTTAAAAAGAAAAGCCCCGAACCATCATATGATGTAACTAACCTGAGTGTAAAAGACCTGAACAAAGGTTTTATTCTCGATTATGATATGAAATCGTGGGAAGTAAAAGAAGTTTATCGTTACGATTGGGGCAATAACAACTTTACTGATGAATACAAGCTTGATTCGGGAGATGATGTGGTATATCTGCATGTTGACGATGATGGTGAACTGGAGCTGACCATTACACGGCCTATAAAAATCAGAAAACTTGATGAAGATATTATAGATAAGACCATTGAAATGGAGCACCCTCCGAAGAAGCTTACTTATGAAGGGATAAAGTATTATCTGCATACTGATTGTGCAGGCTATTTTAATGATGTGAGCGCCGGTAAGGATGACTGGGAGGAGTTGATAGATTGGGAATATTATGATGATGAGGAAGAAAACATTCTGACCATTACACAATGGGGTGAAAGAGAATTTGATGCTGTAGTGGGAAAGGTTATAAAGGAATTTGAAATATCCAATATTATTCCGGCCAATTGA
- a CDS encoding PspA/IM30 family protein, with protein MGIFKRLFKIGESEANAAIDKLEDPIKLTEQGIRDLKSDLDKSLQALAEVKAMGIRARNEVKASEAKARDYEEKAVLLLKRAQSGNLDPAEADRLATEALTKKEEALKDVERAKGEQAHFETNVAQLDQNVKKIRSTISKYENELKTLKARVKVSSATKKLNKQMAQIDSSSTVSMLERMKDKVAEDEALAESYGEIANESKTLDDEIDKALEGSGSIKASSDLEALKAKLGMEKKD; from the coding sequence ATGGGAATATTTAAAAGACTATTTAAGATAGGGGAATCAGAAGCTAACGCGGCAATTGATAAATTAGAAGATCCTATTAAGTTAACTGAGCAAGGTATCCGTGATCTGAAGTCAGATCTGGATAAGAGCTTGCAGGCTTTGGCAGAGGTGAAAGCTATGGGTATCCGCGCCAGAAACGAAGTAAAAGCGAGTGAGGCAAAAGCCAGGGATTATGAAGAAAAGGCAGTCCTTTTATTAAAGCGTGCTCAGAGCGGGAATCTTGATCCGGCCGAAGCTGACCGTTTGGCAACTGAGGCTTTGACTAAGAAAGAAGAAGCACTCAAAGACGTAGAAAGGGCAAAGGGAGAGCAGGCGCATTTCGAAACTAATGTAGCCCAGCTTGACCAAAACGTAAAGAAAATCAGATCTACTATCAGTAAATATGAGAATGAGCTAAAAACGCTTAAAGCAAGAGTAAAGGTAAGCTCTGCTACCAAGAAGCTTAACAAACAAATGGCACAGATTGACTCATCCAGTACGGTGTCTATGCTGGAAAGAATGAAAGATAAAGTGGCAGAAGACGAAGCTTTGGCGGAATCGTACGGCGAGATAGCCAACGAAAGTAAAACCCTGGATGATGAGATTGACAAGGCTCTTGAGGGTAGTGGCAGTATAAAGGCTTCAAGTGATCTGGAAGCACTGAAAGCGAAACTAGGTATGGAAAAGAAAGATTAA
- a CDS encoding YbjN domain-containing protein, which produces MDNNFLKVKDYLLELDYSITYENEEDGVFMVENDETGINNLVLVVADPLLIVEQFVFEVKAGADPDVYKKLMQKSRDIVHGAFVLDETGTRVLFRNTHELQNLDLNELEATVNSLALLLGEYSKELIKFSGTH; this is translated from the coding sequence ATGGACAACAATTTCCTCAAGGTCAAAGATTACTTACTCGAACTAGATTATAGCATCACTTACGAAAACGAAGAAGATGGTGTTTTTATGGTTGAGAATGACGAAACCGGAATCAATAACCTGGTTCTTGTGGTAGCAGATCCACTTCTGATCGTAGAACAATTTGTTTTTGAGGTAAAAGCGGGAGCAGATCCTGATGTGTATAAAAAGCTAATGCAGAAAAGCCGTGATATTGTGCACGGGGCTTTCGTGTTAGATGAAACCGGTACCCGGGTACTGTTTAGAAACACACATGAGCTGCAAAACCTTGACTTAAACGAATTAGAGGCAACGGTAAACTCACTGGCCTTGCTTCTGGGAGAGTATTCAAAAGAATTAATCAAATTTTCAGGTACACATTAA
- a CDS encoding XRE family transcriptional regulator, which yields MSYIGKNIKKIRTAKRLSQAAFADIFDITRGSIGAYEEGRAEPKIDTIIQIANYFGISIDLLLNKELSVNELYSFDILTRKLNEAHEFIPKQDPAYRKGGIGLVRTSQYVEYIVNYTNKDFLSRLPYIELPVNFRGSTRAFELNGSEMEYQHNGLHHNDILLCLQFDHGNNSPIPGNVFVIVHQDGIYTKRLQSLNKDILNFVSDDPNYPSMELSLKEIKELWLVKGVYSTYLNPPKFIDEKVMLLEKRLEDIEERVKRIEKKG from the coding sequence ATGTCCTATATCGGAAAGAATATAAAAAAGATACGAACAGCCAAAAGGCTGAGTCAAGCCGCGTTCGCAGACATCTTTGATATTACGCGCGGAAGCATCGGCGCATACGAGGAAGGCAGGGCGGAACCGAAAATAGATACTATAATTCAAATCGCTAATTATTTTGGCATATCTATAGACCTTTTGCTTAACAAAGAGCTTTCCGTAAATGAGCTTTACAGCTTCGACATACTAACGCGTAAGCTTAATGAAGCCCATGAATTTATACCCAAACAGGACCCTGCATACAGAAAGGGCGGGATAGGTTTGGTAAGAACATCACAATATGTAGAATACATTGTTAATTATACCAACAAGGATTTCTTATCACGGCTACCTTATATTGAACTTCCTGTTAATTTCAGAGGATCTACCCGGGCCTTTGAACTTAATGGGAGTGAAATGGAATACCAGCACAACGGCTTACATCATAATGACATCTTACTGTGTCTTCAATTTGATCACGGTAATAACTCGCCAATCCCCGGAAATGTATTTGTAATTGTGCATCAGGACGGCATATATACGAAAAGACTTCAATCTCTTAACAAGGATATTCTTAATTTTGTAAGTGATGATCCTAATTACCCTTCCATGGAACTATCTCTTAAAGAAATTAAAGAGCTATGGCTGGTAAAAGGCGTATATAGTACGTACCTCAACCCTCCGAAATTCATTGATGAAAAGGTTATGCTCCTGGAAAAACGACTGGAGGACATAGAGGAAAGGGTAAAGAGAATTGAAAAGAAAGGATAA
- a CDS encoding ParA family protein: MRRIISIVNQKGGTGKNRNIGLFSITISIPLVCLIIRKKTKNNVERQKVLLQMEVTELTKELLTMNENINKKNRRISKQAEKPELNITKDKILLVISHDLRCSEMQTPDLLNLFDSASITIEKFKSCIPNLKKTLKNQSGVTYELLHWSIRGGSFFVKGASQQREQVCVYHPSLHVKYGHLQKANLVIA; this comes from the coding sequence GTGAGAAGAATTATTTCCATCGTAAATCAAAAAGGAGGTACGGGAAAAAACCGTAACATAGGTTTATTTTCTATTACTATAAGTATACCTCTTGTATGTCTTATTATCAGAAAGAAAACAAAAAATAATGTAGAACGTCAGAAGGTTCTGTTGCAAATGGAGGTGACTGAGTTAACCAAGGAACTGCTTACCATGAATGAAAATATAAATAAGAAAAATCGGAGAATATCCAAACAGGCTGAAAAGCCAGAGTTGAACATAACTAAGGACAAGATACTATTAGTCATATCTCACGATCTCAGATGTTCTGAAATGCAGACCCCCGATCTCCTGAATTTGTTCGACTCAGCATCTATAACTATCGAGAAGTTCAAATCTTGCATTCCTAATCTCAAAAAAACACTTAAAAACCAGTCCGGTGTGACTTATGAGCTGCTACACTGGTCAATACGGGGAGGAAGCTTTTTTGTTAAAGGGGCCTCACAGCAAAGGGAGCAAGTTTGTGTTTACCATCCCTCATTGCACGTAAAGTATGGGCACCTACAGAAGGCCAATTTAGTCATTGCATAG